In the Carboxydothermus hydrogenoformans Z-2901 genome, TCGGACCAACATTTATTTGCGGCAAAGTAACGATTATTTTATCGTTGAGCAAGCGGAAGGCATAGAGTATTTTCCCAATCTTTATGGAAATAAAGATTTGTTACATGCGGCGGGGCAAATTGCGTGGCTGACGGATCGCTTTTGGCCTCTGGGGCAACTTAACCCTAAACTATACAATTGGGTTTTATATAGTTTACGGTTACTAAATTCGGGAGTTTGGCCCAAAATTGTGTTAAGAAATTTTGAATTAAAACTTTTGGCTTTTACCGGCTTTAGACCTATAACCACTCACTGTGCCGTTTGCCGCAAACCTTACCGGGGTGAAGTATGGTATTTTGGAGCTGGGGAAGGAGGAATTGTCTGTCCTTCCTGTAGGCCCATAGAGGGGATTTATTTTGAAATATTTCCGGAAGTGGTAAAAGGGATGAACGCCTTACTTCTTGCTTCACCGGAAAAGTTACCGGAACTTTTATTGGATGAGCGGGTAGTGGATAGAGTTAAAACCATCTTGGAATATTTTTTGGGTTATCAATTGGGTGAGCCAATAAGACTTCTTTAACTTGACTTTTTTCTTAGGCTTTGGTAAATTATTTCACAACAAATTAATAATGGATTGGCAGTGAACCGGAGGAGTAGCTGTGATT is a window encoding:
- the recO gene encoding DNA repair protein RecO, with the translated sequence MKFYLDEGIVLKGSDFGDGHRMLTIITKELGKIKAVAYGAKKVKSKKRGALLEFSRTNIYLRQSNDYFIVEQAEGIEYFPNLYGNKDLLHAAGQIAWLTDRFWPLGQLNPKLYNWVLYSLRLLNSGVWPKIVLRNFELKLLAFTGFRPITTHCAVCRKPYRGEVWYFGAGEGGIVCPSCRPIEGIYFEIFPEVVKGMNALLLASPEKLPELLLDERVVDRVKTILEYFLGYQLGEPIRLL